From the Musa acuminata AAA Group cultivar baxijiao chromosome BXJ3-7, Cavendish_Baxijiao_AAA, whole genome shotgun sequence genome, one window contains:
- the LOC135642101 gene encoding uncharacterized protein LOC135642101: protein MGESDPGREHCVQIPLLPERLPEQRDSRRRFVDLLKASPSPDWLKKLQFPSPLKIFRRTLDRREEISLSVPSPVGGQRRFHVQFLRRIDWRSLFRTCKGWLKNPMNIALLIWLLCVAVSGTMLGLLLLGLLNDAFPTKSLRNHWIEINNQVLNALFTLMSLYQHPNLFYHFVMLCRWSSEDITELRKMYCKNAGYRPQEWAHMMVVLALLNITCFAQYALCGLYWGYSREERPEFLENFFFALGIATPVFAALYAVYSPLGREYDCGSDEESQGKNTAADTKRCKKQGLKLYDRRVVVSKPEWVGGLFDCRDDATACYLSFFCTCCVFGWNMERLGLGNMYVHVATFLLLCVAPFWIFNIAALNIHNYVIGDVIGIAGVVLCAFGLLYGGFWRIQMRRRFRLPRDAFCFGSASLTDYVKWMFCWACALAQEVRTGNFYDVEDDSLFRKLMDGEEERQTIATETRDGSEVLRGDATTPPVQPLMGSEDVVGGANGSTQLQPASISAGEEDDAPSST from the coding sequence ATGGGTGAAAGTGATCCCGGGCGGGAGCACTGTGTCCAGATCCCATTGCTTCCGGAAAGACTACCGGAACAGAGAGACAGCAGGAGAAGGTTTGTGGATTTGCTGAAAGCTTCTCCATCCCCAGATTGGTTGAAGAAGCTCCAATTCCCTTCCCCGCTCAagattttccgacgaactctagaCCGAAGAGAGGAGATATCGCTTTCGGTGCCTTCCCCCGTCGGCGGCCAGCGGCGTTTCCATGTCCAGTTCCTCAGAAGAATCGACTGGCGTTCTCTCTTCCGTACCTGCAAAGGATGGCTCAAAAACCCCATGAACATTGCTCTTCTTATCTGGCTCCTCTGCGTCGCCGTCTCCGGCACCATGCtgggcctcctcctcctcggactGCTGAACGACGCGTTCCCCACCAAGTCCCTGCGAAACCACTGGATCGAGATCAATAACCAGGTCCTCAATGCGCTGTTCACGCTCATGAGCCTCTACCAGCACCCCAATCTCTTCTACCACTTCGTCATGCTGTGCCGATGGAGCTCCGAAGACATCACGGAGCTCAGAAAGATGTACTGCAAGAACGCAGGTTACCGGCCTCAGGAATGGGCTCACATGATGGTGGTCTTGGCCCTCCTCAACATCACTTGTTTCGCGCAGTACGCCCTTTGTGGTCTCTACTGGGGATACTCCAGGGAGGAGCGACCGGAGTTCCTGGAGAACTTCTTCTTCGCGCTGGGGATTGCCACACCCGTCTTCGCTGCTCTGTATGCTGTCTACAGCCCTCTCGGCCGGGAATACGACTGCGGTTCCGATGAAGAATCGCAAGGGAAGAACACCGCAGCTGACACGAAGCGATGCAAGAAGCAGGGCCTAAAGTTGTACGACCGGAGAGTCGTGGTGAGCAAGCCGGAGTGGGTTGGAGGACTGTTCGACTGCAGGGATGACGCCACCGCCTGCTACCTCTCTTTCTTCTGCACCTGCTGCGTCTTCGGCTGGAACATGGAGAGGCTCGGGTTGGGTAACATGTACGTGCACGTCGCCACGTTCCTCCTGCTCTGCGTTGCTCCCTTCTGGATCTTCAACATCGCGGCTCTCAACATCCACAACTACGTCATCGGAGATGTCATCGGGATCGCGGGAGTAGTCCTCTGCGCGTTCGGATTGCTGTACGGGGGGTTTTGGAGGATTCAGATGAGGAGAAGGTTTAGACTCCCGAGGGATGCCTTCTGTTTCGGCTCTGCTTCGCTTACGGACTACGTGAAGTGGATGTTCTGCTGGGCGTGTGCTCTGGCGCAGGAGGTGCGCACCGGCAACTTCTACGATGTGGAAGACGACAGCCTCTTTAGGAAGCTAATGGACGGCGAGGAAGAGAGGCAAACGATCGCAACCGAGACGCGGGATGGTTCAGAAGTGCTTCGGGGGGATGCAACGACGCCACCGGTTCAGCCATTGATGGGATCCGAAGACGTCGTAGGTGGTGCGAACGGTTCGACTCAACTCCAACCTGCTTCGATCTCGGCCGGAGAAGAAGACGACGCGCCGTCTTCTACTTAG
- the LOC135642102 gene encoding probable staphylococcal-like nuclease CAN1 — MGNALLRCLRGDCGESTPPHRPQTHQGVPHGVAALAHDLFDYEITAKVPEGLSRHVVSSRRAQAIWYKKLLEAWKEAKPTPKTPATAAILVVQTLRGNQKADLEGLLAYYNLPVPSTSEIVDAPPSSSSTWNDGVQFELRTLPVDPRDVVDGDGITAYVDTATPEESADVPMEVQQAAIQRTTARAARNYREADALKKNISAAGYGFKAGPNGDEILARKYRIRLRGIDAPESEMPYGKEAKAELLKLVEGKPLKIHVYGVDQYGRSVGDVYCGGIFVQERMLKGGFAWHYATYDQRPEFARWEKEARAARRGLWASSHPEKPWEWRKSRRNAGWREGKVPIEVF, encoded by the exons ATGGGAAACGCCCTGCTTCGGTGTCTCAGAGGGGACTGCGGCGAGTCCACGCCCCCGCATCGGCCCCAAACCCACCAGGGGGTGCCGCACGGCGTTGCTGCCCTCGCTCATGATCTGTTCGACTACGAGATAACAGCTAAG GTTCCGGAAGGACTAAGCCGCCATGTGGTTTCCTCCAGGAGGGCGCAGGCTATTTG GTACAAGAAGCTGTTAGAGGCATGGAAGGAAGCCAAGCCAACACCGAAGACCCCAGCGACGGCCGCCATTCTCGTGGTCCAAACGCTCAGAGGGAATCAGAAGGCAGACTTAGAG GGTCTGTTGGCTTACTATAACCTTCCTGTTCCTTCGACTTCCGAAATCGTAGACGCACCACCATCGTCGTCGTCAACCTGGAATGACGGAGTACAGTTTGAGCTACGCACGCTTCCT GTCGATCCAAGGGATGTTGTGGATGGGGACGGTATCACGGCGTACGTGGACACTGCGACCCCGGAGGAGTCCGCTGATGTGCCGATGGAAGTGCAGCAAGCTGCCATCCAGAGGACCACGGCCCGAGCCGCAAGGAACTATAGGGAAGCAGACGCGCTGAAGAAGAACATAAGCGCAGCAGGATATGG ATTCAAGGCTGGTCCAAACGGGGATGAGATCCTCGCACGGAAGTATCGAATCAGGCTAAG GGGAATCGATGCACCCGAGAGCGAAATGCCTTACGGAAAAGAGGCTAAGGCTGAGCTACTCAAACTTGTGGAGGGAAAGCCACTAAAGATCCATGTGTATGGAGTCGATCAGTATGGTCGAAGCGTCGGAGACGTATACTGCGGTGGAATCTTTGTGCAG GAGCGGATGCTGAAGGGAGGCTTTGCTTGGCATTACGCGACCTACGATCAGCGCCCGGAATTTGCGAGG TGGGAGAAGGAAGCACGCGCAGCTCGGAGAGGCCTGTGGGCTTCGTCACACCCTGAGAAGCCATGGGAATGGAGGAAGAGCAGGCGCAACGCCGGGTGGAGAGAAGGGAAAGTCCCAATCGAAGTGTTCTGA
- the LOC103992530 gene encoding RNA-directed DNA methylation 4 yields MSDFAALSDEPSTSATPSASNPVSGKPVVVRVKRKSFQSRVDAFWLEINGRPLKRQLLDFANLSISDADTGKVLEEFGTKKLLVQHLETVRASEDIKDMLHCFLHDSSYSKELKGRSEERGSILKPDKKQDQLRSVAVKKHEDLARNARYEQIWKSRRGCADAAEEGLHEICRLYDIVRVDLEHETNERVHKPDFISADDGAILCNYLPLLREYLPETAVEIESGIRESKEDNYVYDLYTVGDGLVTTTGDTTKFPLVQVADDDFYEGPLESDYETDDSNAECNKRNDYPDEESGDEAEGEDRDDFFDDLEGSDSDSDSDLQEEVDFDEEVDSDEKADIDKEDDKD; encoded by the exons ATGTCCGACTTTGCGGCACTGTCTGACGAGCCGTCGACTTCGGCGACTCCTTCCGCGTCGAATCCGGTCAGCGGGAAGCCAGTGGTCGTTAGGGTTAAGCGGAAGTCCTTCCAGTCGAGAGTCGATGCATTCT GGCTGGAAATCAATGGAAGGCCACTCAAGAGGCAATTGTTGGATTTCGCGAACCTCTCTATCTCTGATGCTGACACAGGAAAAG TTTTGGAGGAGTTTGGAACAAAGAAGCTATTAGTGCAGCATCTCGAGACAGTGAGGGCCTCTGAGGATATCAAAGATATGCTGCATTGTTTTCTG CATGATTCCAGTTACTCAAAGGAGTTGAAGGGGAGGTCCGAGGAGCGGGGAAGCATTCTTAAACCAGATAAA AAACAAGATCAGCTGCGGTCTGTGGCTGTAAAAAAGCACGAG GATCTTGCTCGAAATGCTCGATATGAACAAATATGGAAGAGCAGAAGGGGATGTGCAGATGCAGCAGAAGAGGGTTTACATGAAATATGTCGTCTGTATGACATTGTCCGAGTTGACCTTGAGCATGAAACTAATGAAAGGGTGCATAAGCCCGA TTTTATTTCTGCTGATGATGGTGCAATCTTGTGTAACTATCTGCCACTTTTAAGGGAATATCTTCCAGAAACAGCTGTAGAGATTGAATCTGGCATCAGGGAGTCTAAAGAAG ATAACTATGTTTATGACCTGTATACTGTTGGCGATGGTCTGGTCACAACCACCGGAGACACAACCAAGTTTCCGCT GGTGCAGGTAGCCGATGATGACTTTTACGAGGGACCATTGGAATCTGATTATGAAACTGATGATTCAAATG CTGAATGCAATAAGCGTAATGATTATCCTGATGAAGAGTCTGGAGATGAAGCCGAAGGTGAAGATAGAGATGATTTCTTTGATGACCTAGAAGGTTCAGATTCAGATTCAGATTCAGATTTGCAGGAAGAAGTTGATTTTGATGAAGAAGTTGATAGTGATGAAAAAGCTGATATTGATAAAGAAGATGACAAGGACTAG
- the LOC135643417 gene encoding amino acid transporter AVT6C-like produces MKLSSPAKGGDAVAPLLPEFRPIAASNGDGGREASVPGAVFNLATTIIGAGIMSLPAAVRVLGVVPALFLVVAAAFLADASAVFLLRYAGSGGAAPFSYAATMGEAFGRVGSLALHVCVGLTTAGTLTVYLVIIGDVLSGSQSEGVGHIGVLQEWFGERWWNARAVALLFTAVFIMLPLVLLRRVDSLRFTSAISVLLAVVFMCISTGMALYALFHGATETPRLLPDFGHMSSIFELFTAVPIIVVAFTFHFNVHPIRAELSKTSDMMVAVRISILLCSVIYAAIGFFGYLLFGESTMADVLSNFDRDTGSPIGSLLNDAVRLSYVLHLALVFPLLFFSLRISIDELLLPRASHHASDTCRFVLLTVLLLGFIYTASILFPSIWTLFQFFGSTTAVCVSLIFPAAIVLRDVEGISKTRDKVVASAMLALAVVTSSIAIGSNIVSHLGGNRE; encoded by the exons ATGAAGCTGTCGTCTCCGGCGAAGGGTGGCGACGCGGTCGCGCCATTGCTGCCAGAGTTTCGGCCCATCGCGGCGTCGAATGGCGACGGAGGCCGTGAAGCGTCTGTCCCCGGCGCGGTGTTCAACCTGGCGACGACCATCATTGGGGCGGGGATCATGTCGCTCCCGGCGGCGGTGCGGGTGCTCGGAGTCGTCCCGGCGCTCTTCCTCGTCGTCGCAGCAGCGTTCCTGGCGGACGCCTCCGCTGTGTTCCTGCTGCGGTACGCGGGGTCGGGCGGCGCTGCGCCCTTCTCGTACGCGGCCACCATGGGCGAGGCCTTCGGCCGCGTGGGCTCGTTGGCGCTCCACGTCTGCGTCGGACTCACCACCGCCGGGACGCTCACCGTCTACCTCGTCATCATAG GGGACGTTCTGTCTGGGAGTCAATCGGAGGGGGTGGGCCACATAGGGGTGCTGCAGGAGTGGTTTGGGGAGCGGTGGTGGAACGCCCGCGCGGTGGCGCTGCTCTTCACCGCCGTCTTCATCATGCTCCCGCTGGTCCTCCTCAGACGCGTCG ACTCGCTCAGGTTCACGTCGGCGATATCGGTGCTCCTGGCCGTGGTGTTTATGTGCATAAGCACCGGCATGGCTCTCTATGCTCTCTTCCACGGCGCCACGGAAACCCCGAGGTTGCTACCCGACTTTGGTCACATGTCTTCCATTTTCGAGCTCTTTACTGCCGTTCCGATCATTGTCGTGGCCTTCACCTTCCACTTCAACG TTCATCCTATCCGAGCCGAACTCAGCAAAACTTCCGATATGATGGTGGCGGTCCGGATCTCCATATTGCTATGCTCAGTCATCTATGCGGCCATCGGGTTCTTCGGCTATCTTCTGTTTGGCGAGTCGACGATGGCGGACGTCCTGtccaacttcgatcgagacacggGTTCGCCCATCGGCAGTCTCCTCAACGACGCGGTCCGCCTGAGCTACGTCCTGCACCTGGCGCTGGTGTTCCCCCTGCTGTTCTTCTCGCTACGGATCAGCATCGATGAGCTCCTCTTACCCCGGGCCAGCCACCACGCATCCGACACCTGCCGCTTCGTGCTCCTCACGGTGTTGTTGCTGGGGTTCATCTATACGGCCTCCATACTTTTCCCGAGCATATGGACCTTGTTCCAGTTCTTTGGATCGACGACCGCGGTCTGCGTCTCGCTCATCTTCCCGGCCGCCATCGTTCTAAG GGACGTGGAAGGGATATCGAAGACAAGGGATAAAGTAGTAGCGTCGGCCATGTTAGCTCTGGCTGTAGTTACAAGCTCCATAGCCATCGGCTCCAACATCGTTAGCCACCTGGGGGGCAATAGAGAGTAG